The Triticum aestivum cultivar Chinese Spring chromosome 5A, IWGSC CS RefSeq v2.1, whole genome shotgun sequence genomic sequence GTATGAAGCTTCTGTCGAGGTAATTGATGAGAGAAGCTCTCATGTTTTGTTCTTGATCCTCAAACAAAGCGACTGGTCAGCGTGTTTCTGTACTGTGCCCAAATGCCCTTACATGTTTCATCTTTCATTTTTGTAGTCTTAATATATGGGTCTCATCTATTTTTGGTTGCAGATGTTTGAGAGGGGCAGCATAGACATAAGAGGGGTTCAATATTGTTAACTCACATCATCCAGACCAGGTTAGCACACATGCCATGCATATTCTACTACTTGATGTAGCCTTTCTCTTAGATGTAAGTAGTATTTTTACTGTGCTACTCTTTGATCTCGAGTAGTTTGTTCACGTATTGTTTAAGATGCCAAATAGAATTAAATGGAATATAAGTTTCAAAGTTTCATTATGACAAATGAAAAGTACACGAAGGTAAACTAATATGTCTCCTGCCACTCGTATAGTCGTGGTTGTCCTTGACTATAGTGTACTTAGGAGGAGGAGATGAACATGAAGAATGAGTTCGTAATGTGGTTGTCGTTGATTAATGGCACCCCCAGCAGCGGTGATAATGACCATGGGGAGGAGAgcacgaacatcaacaacctcttgGCCTTGTTGGCTTCTCCGACATCAATAACGACGACTAGCTCGCCATACAGTTGCTAGAGTGCTAAAGAATGGTCGAGAAGAACAATGGATTGTTGATGGAGCCAATCAACAAGGATGATAAGGACGGCCGCAACAGTGAGAATAAGAAGGCGGAGCTCATCGCCGTCGGCCGCCAGCTCTGCAGGGAGAAGAAGAATGACAATGCATTAATTATAAAGAAGTCAACAATGCCACCTGGTGTGCAAAGGGTCCTAAGGTATATGTTATCCACCATTGGTATTGACCCATTAGAATATGTAAGCCCCCGATACAACATACGGGCAATTTATATACATCGTAGCCCATAGCAACGTTGCCTGCACCATTGGAGTTGTATATATTAGAATTGAGTTATGATGGCATAATTTTTTCCGTCACAAGTTAAATGAGCATTGTGTAAAAGTCTAACTAAGTTTTCTTTCACATTCTTCTATAAATTGGAAGTCCAATATAGATTTCTCAATGtatcattttgggattatttgaCCATCGGACAATATTGCCATGCTGACCATTTCTCTTGTCTTTGCAATATCTATAGGATCTAATGTAAAAGTATAATGTGCTTCATAGATTTGTTATTTCTTTTGATTTTTCCTTGCTTGTTATTTTTGCTTATAGCTTTATATGTGAGATTCTATTTGGCGACACCTTTTTCAATTGTTAGTTGAGGTGCTTCTGAGTTTATCAATCAGGTGAGGCATGTGGTGCCCTTTCGGAATgtcgttttcttcttccttgcatctcAAATGCAAGCAACCATGCTTCTACCGAGGCTTAGAAGAAACGAAGATGTATGTTCCAGAACCTCTTTTATATTATTTCATCACAAAAATTTACTGCAATATTTGCTCTTTTTTGTAAATACACATGATAGACTTGAACGATCTTCTGTTATATTGCATGATGCCCAATTGATATGGTACGAGAAAAAAAAATCTGATTGTAAGGTTTATCTTCATATAGCAACTTCCATGAAATATGTTGCAACTTCAGAAATCTAAAATGATGGTTTTAATATTAATGTCCGGGATGAGGCCATAGGTTTTTTTGATCCATATCTAATTTTCCAAAGGTTGAAGATGTCTTTACTGTCAAGTTTATAGTCATCAAATGGTCCTTCATTACCTGATTGCAGGCTGTTGTCAAGAATTTCACCCCACCCATTGCATTGGATATCACCTCTGGCTGCAGCAATAGTGTGTCAATCTAGCTCACGTGAATTGAGCTACGCAATGTCCTATTATTACTCTGTTACTCAAAGAGTTGGTATCCCTAAATAGTAAGAACAGAGAAGATTCTTAGTGAGTTATTACACGTATTTTATTCTGATCTCCTATAAAAATCTTTTGTGGTTTAGGCACAACCCATATTATGGTTCTTTTATACCAATTAAGTTCACTATTCAACGAAATTCCTTTTCACTGAAATAAGAACCACGTAATGCTTACAATTGATCTGGTCAGCTAGATAACTAAATGagttaaaattatgtgtactatctTTTGACATATGTAATGTGGGGTAGAAGACCAGTGTCTCTCGCTAGGGATTTCTGGAGGCAACATCCCTCTGATTGTATGCACTTAACTATTTTGCTTCTGGCTTCCTGCTATTGTATTTTACGTTGTCTGCAGATGCAAATTCTTTTACAACTAATCAGTCTCGGATAATACTTCAACCCAGACATCAACGGAGCAAAGAACTTGATTAAAAGGTACATTCCTGATTACCAATGCCTAGCTATTTTTCGATCTTGACTAACACAAAGGGTGCAATATGTAGGTTCAAGGAGCTCTGATGCTTTCTATGACCAAAGAATTCATTCAAGCCGGATTTTCTTTCAAGATAACAATAATGCCTAGGAGCATCCCTATCCATTGAACAATACCGGAGAGATAGAGCGCTACTGCCTTACACTTTTCAATATCCCTAGCTTTATTTTCATTATTGTGATAATTGTGGTATTTAAAAATTTAGAATACCTTGTGCGATTATCTGTGGATTTTGCAACCCATGTAATCTCCTATTAGACTGGATATGATCAAAATAATTCAGCTTTTCATCATTGGTTGTCATCAAGTAGAGCTTATTTTGTGGATGGATGCATTGATTTATGTTTCCAGGCTTTTAGTTTTTCCCTTATAATATTCAGTTGATTCCCGTGAGGGGCGGCGACCCATGCTGGACGTGTGATGAGGGGAGTGTTGTTGATGCGGTATGGGAGATGTCTCGTGGAGAGAGGGGAGGGTGAAAAAGTGGTGGATCGCAAATGTTTGGATGTGCTCGATCTAACGATTGGTATGCATGCTTCAACAATAGTACTTACTTATGTTATGTGAGGAATAATGTAAGATGCAGTGAAACATGGTGGGCATGGCTTCATGACAGACCTGGCGGACAGATATCAAGGGTGATGTTGAGGCCGGCGGTGAAATAAATGGCCAAATGGGGCTCCTCAATGCAAGTGAGAAGGCTGATTGATTCCCGTGGAGCAATGTAATGTTGCATCAGAATGTATTGGGTTCCATTTTCGGGCAGAGAAGAAGTGATTAAGGCATGTGCACGATTTATTTGTTCATTCATTTAATCCTTCCTTATTTCACTCAACTTAGATTCATTAACTTTTGCACTTGCTCATGATTGATGGATTGAGAAATTTAGTGACATTAATTGCAATGAGGACTATCATATATCCATAAAACTCAGATTTTTTTTCAATAGAACATGATCATGATGAGCCAGTaagatttttgattttttttaaatgcccGTGGCAACGCGGTGGGGATAAGGGATGTGTGATGTGCTTGTGTGGTGAGAGGGAAGGAGTGGCTTTTCCTTTTTGTGGGAGGCTGTTCATATTTGTCTATTCTATTTTTAAATTCAAGATACATACAACTATTTATCATCATTATAATCGAGATAATAAATATTTATTTATTCCAGTATGTGTTgagttattttgtttttgattttaataTGCTCTCATGGAATGGTAAAAAATTGGTTCATCCAATTTACAAGTGGAGTACTCTATGTTTGCACGTTCTTACATTTTTCATGTGAGACCTTCATGCTAACTGTATGAAGTACTCATGCAGGATGGTTACAAGTCAATGAAGATTTTTTTTACTATAATTGCTCAAGTACTGTGCGAAGGAAGCTGAAGACAATATTCCTGATATTTTAGGAGATGCAAGTGAAGTGGAATAATGAAAATACATTGCACCAAGTATATTTTTTGATTGTTACTGTAAATTTTTTCTATACATGTGAAATTGGAAGTGCATTATGCTTATTTATGCAATCAGAAAAAAAATTaaaaggcccgtggcaacgcacgggcattgtattAGTAAATAGTAGTAGCGCAGATAAgacccccacgctactactaagcgtgCCCACCCCGGCCCGATCCACACTCCCACCCCATCAACTGTCCCACACCACCCACCCCCCGTCTGTCGAAAAAAAAACACGCGGCCCGATCCAGATCCCCGACCTCCTCTTCTCTCCCAAcccactcgccgccggcctcccttccacctcctctcctccGTCCGTCCGCCCCCATGCCCCCCGCCGCCTGCGCCACGCCGGCGGCCGCGCGCCCGCCGCTCCCCGTCTCGCGCCGCTGCCCCCTGCAGCCGAGGGACGGCAACGCGGCGGCCTCCCTGTCcttgggcggcgccgtccttgCCAAATCGAAGGCGAAGGCACCGGCGGCTGCCGCGTCGCCGCCGTCGGTGAGGTCGTATGCTGCCAGGGTTGACGCGGAgagcagggcggcggcggtggcgattgAGAAGAAGGTGTCGCTGGCAGAGGAGCTGGAGAAGGTGCGGGAGCGGCGGGGACGGGTGATGGCGGAGCTGATACGCCTCATCGAGATGCAGTAGGTATGCGTCTTCCCTCTGTTCTGATTCTGTTTGGTAGTTCTTCTGGCGCCCGGTTCTGAATGTCAATGGTGATTTAGTTCTATGTCTTTTCCCCAAATCCTAATTCCCGTTCTCGGCTGCTATCCTGCTACATCAAGGCTTCGGCAGACCGCCGGCTGCGAATCGCCGCTGCACGCCAGCCCGCTGCGTCTGCTGCATCTACTGCATTATGAATCAGTTTGAAAAAGAAACTGGAGTGTTTGTTGAGAAATTATTTCTCATGGTAGAGTCCTAATTTTTGTTGGCTTTTGCAGGTCTCAATTATCTGTATTCGGTGGTGAAACACTGAAACTAGAGATACAGTGGAGTGACTTTCCTGTAGAGGGAATTAGGGAGGTTTATTCTGATGAGATTATTTCCCATGAGATATAGACACGATGCAAAACCAAGGTATGCTCATGCGCATAATTCATACCCTAGTAAGTACAGATATGTAGCAATAGTGAGGGAGTGGTGCATGTCTTAATTCATTAAGCCACTGTGAAATTACTGTTAATTaagatagtacagcaggcactagTAATAGTGCTGCTGTTGCTGATATTGCCATTGCCACATTTCACTGCACTCGTATACGCGCACTTTGATTATCTGTGCCACTTTTTTTGCCTGTCTAACGAGCACATATTTTAGTAAAAACTGGAGGAGCGCAGAGTTCCCGTGATGTGCATTATGCCCCTTCTCATGATGTGCGCTACCCTCAGGGCCAGCGCATAATGCGATGAGCGCCAATGAACAGACAAACGGTAAACTGTTGGCTGCTGCCGAAGGAGCAAGCAATGTTCAGTTCTGACAAGTGATAAAGTGGTATTC encodes the following:
- the LOC123104570 gene encoding uncharacterized protein, producing MPPAACATPAAARPPLPVSRRCPLQPRDGNAAASLSLGGAVLAKSKAKAPAAAASPPSVRSYAARVDAESRAAAVAIEKKVSLAEELEKVRERRGRVMAELIRLIEMQSQLSVFGGETLKLEIQWSDFPVEGIREVYSDEIISHEI